A window of the Gammaproteobacteria bacterium genome harbors these coding sequences:
- a CDS encoding GNAT family N-acetyltransferase, whose amino-acid sequence MFHKEFVELDKSKHDRNSFDCGKQELNAFLQTQAAKHMEAGISRTMLLPASPPLANSKLPICSFYTIAPSSIKRADLPVELAKKLPRYPVPVFLLAQLAVHLKYRGQGLGKITLIKSMEHLWIINSQLKAYAIIVDCLDAEAETFYRNYGFIDLIEHNSRPRMFIPMKTVSKLFK is encoded by the coding sequence ATTTTCCACAAGGAGTTTGTAGAGCTTGATAAATCCAAACACGACCGGAATTCATTTGATTGCGGCAAACAAGAACTAAACGCCTTTCTCCAAACACAAGCTGCCAAGCATATGGAAGCCGGGATAAGCAGAACTATGCTCCTACCTGCTTCCCCCCCCCTTGCAAACAGCAAACTTCCCATATGCTCATTCTACACAATAGCCCCAAGCTCGATTAAACGAGCAGATCTACCCGTAGAGCTAGCAAAGAAGCTACCACGCTATCCGGTTCCGGTTTTTTTACTGGCACAGTTGGCAGTACATTTGAAATATCGCGGACAGGGCTTAGGTAAAATCACATTGATAAAATCAATGGAACATTTATGGATTATTAATTCTCAATTGAAAGCATACGCAATTATTGTGGATTGTTTAGATGCGGAAGCAGAAACATTCTACCGCAATTATGGCTTTATTGATCTAATCGAACACAACAGCAGGCCGAGAATGTTTATTCCGATGAAAACTGTCTCTAAACTTTTTAAGTAA
- the cysC gene encoding adenylyl-sulfate kinase, with product MTDQDKSSNVVWHNATVNRERRQKQNHHRSVVLWFTGLSGAGKSTLAHAVEEELHQRACRTYVLDGDNVRHGLCGDLSFSVDDRVENIRRIAEVSKLMLEAGVITLTAFISPFREDRAKARSLFPHGDFLEIYCRCPVEVCEQRDVKGLYARARKGEVKEFTGISSPYEEPEKPELVVNTGSDSLENCVGQVIGMLAERGVLLVL from the coding sequence GTGACCGATCAGGACAAAAGCAGCAACGTGGTTTGGCATAATGCCACTGTCAATCGTGAACGCCGGCAAAAACAGAATCATCACCGCAGTGTGGTGTTGTGGTTTACCGGCCTATCGGGGGCGGGTAAGTCCACCTTGGCCCATGCGGTGGAAGAAGAGCTGCACCAGAGGGCTTGCCGTACTTACGTACTGGATGGCGATAACGTACGTCACGGTTTGTGTGGGGATTTGAGTTTTTCTGTTGATGACCGGGTGGAGAATATTCGTCGTATTGCCGAGGTGTCCAAGCTCATGCTGGAGGCCGGGGTGATCACCTTAACGGCTTTTATTTCTCCTTTCCGGGAGGATCGCGCCAAGGCGCGCAGTTTGTTCCCCCATGGTGATTTTTTGGAGATTTATTGCCGTTGTCCGGTGGAGGTTTGCGAGCAGCGCGACGTTAAAGGCTTGTACGCCCGAGCCCGCAAAGGCGAGGTGAAGGAATTCACCGGGATTTCCTCTCCCTACGAAGAGCCGGAGAAACCGGAGCTGGTGGTAAACACCGGTTCAGACAGTCTGGAAAATTGTGTGGGGCAGGTGATCGGGATGTTGGCAGAGCGAGGGGTTTTGTTGGTTTTGTGA
- a CDS encoding class I SAM-dependent methyltransferase → MSENVVKEYGWKSCQGPHSCAYIVPRILEILQTTSAGRVLDLGAGNGVLCSHVASSGYKIVGVEYDSQGVEIAKKAYPSIPFYNYGIQDDPSELLRFEKPFDVVVSTEVIEHLFSPHLLPQYAAGVLEKGGFLIVTTPYHGYLKNLALSIFGAWDKHHTPLWHGGHIKFWSKKTLSQLLEENGFKVVAFSGVGRLPYLWKSMVLVAQKL, encoded by the coding sequence ATGAGCGAAAATGTCGTAAAAGAATATGGGTGGAAATCATGTCAAGGGCCACACTCTTGTGCCTACATAGTGCCACGTATTTTAGAGATTTTACAGACCACTTCGGCTGGAAGGGTTTTAGATTTGGGGGCTGGCAATGGTGTATTGTGTTCCCATGTCGCTTCTTCTGGTTACAAAATTGTGGGTGTAGAGTACGATTCTCAGGGGGTCGAAATTGCTAAAAAGGCCTATCCGTCAATTCCATTCTACAATTATGGTATTCAAGATGATCCATCTGAGCTGTTAAGGTTTGAGAAACCTTTTGACGTTGTTGTATCTACAGAAGTAATTGAGCATCTTTTTTCACCTCATCTTCTTCCACAATATGCTGCGGGCGTACTGGAAAAAGGAGGATTTCTAATTGTGACTACCCCGTACCACGGTTACCTAAAAAACTTAGCGCTATCGATATTTGGTGCTTGGGACAAACACCATACACCATTATGGCATGGTGGACATATAAAGTTCTGGAGTAAGAAAACTCTTTCACAGCTGTTGGAGGAAAACGGTTTTAAGGTTGTAGCATTTTCAGGAGTTGGTCGGCTTCCGTATCTGTGGAAAAGTATGGTACTTGTAGCACAGAAACTATGA
- a CDS encoding glycosyltransferase yields MATISIVTVSYNSEKTIKHCIDSVRDQNVPVEHVLVDGASTDGTHKIIREYQNHFSKVIVEPDNGIYDAMNKGIDSTTGDIIGILNSDDYYATKNSLSKVVSVFCNDEIQACYGDLKYVDAQDEARVVRYWKAGEFDAQKFYWGWMPPHPTFFVRRSVYQKLGTFNLSLGSAADYEIMLRFLLKHRIGATYVPYTLVNMRTGGMSNASLANRLRANLMDRRSWEINQLKPYPWTLYLKPLRKLPQWFMSKV; encoded by the coding sequence TTGGCTACCATTTCTATAGTAACGGTAAGTTATAACTCTGAGAAAACAATAAAGCATTGCATTGACAGTGTTAGAGATCAAAATGTGCCGGTTGAACATGTTCTCGTTGATGGGGCATCAACTGACGGTACGCATAAAATTATACGCGAATATCAAAACCATTTTAGTAAAGTAATCGTAGAGCCAGACAACGGAATCTACGACGCTATGAATAAGGGAATAGATTCTACAACGGGTGATATTATTGGAATTTTAAATTCGGATGATTATTACGCTACAAAAAATTCTCTCTCAAAAGTAGTCTCAGTTTTTTGTAACGATGAGATTCAAGCATGTTACGGAGACCTAAAATATGTTGATGCACAGGATGAGGCGAGAGTAGTAAGGTATTGGAAGGCAGGTGAATTCGATGCACAAAAGTTCTACTGGGGTTGGATGCCACCGCATCCAACATTTTTTGTACGACGTTCAGTATATCAAAAACTTGGAACTTTTAACCTGTCCTTAGGTTCTGCAGCTGATTATGAAATAATGTTGCGATTTCTCCTGAAGCATCGAATCGGGGCGACCTACGTCCCGTATACCTTAGTTAACATGCGTACGGGGGGTATGAGTAACGCTTCACTTGCAAATAGGTTAAGAGCGAATCTGATGGATCGAAGATCGTGGGAAATAAATCAACTGAAACCATATCCTTGGACGCTATATTTAAAGCCACTAAGAAAATTACCACAGTGGTTTATGAGCAAAGTATAA
- a CDS encoding DUF1778 domain-containing protein, producing the protein MASTRLDIRLDEKIKAKAEKAAALLGLKSLTEYVVRLMDADATKVIAEHESITVEADIFDRFTAACENAQEPNEALREAASFTKEQGFK; encoded by the coding sequence ATGGCCAGCACACGTTTAGATATACGCCTCGACGAAAAAATCAAAGCAAAAGCAGAAAAAGCAGCTGCTTTACTTGGGTTAAAAAGTCTTACTGAATATGTCGTCAGGCTAATGGATGCAGACGCGACAAAAGTTATAGCAGAGCACGAAAGCATTACGGTAGAAGCCGATATATTTGACCGATTTACAGCGGCTTGCGAAAACGCACAAGAACCCAATGAAGCTCTGCGTGAAGCAGCGAGTTTTACTAAAGAACAGGGGTTTAAGTAA
- a CDS encoding carbamoyltransferase translates to MANILGINAYHGDSSASLIVDGELVAAVEEERFRRIKHWAGFPSKSIEYCLRAPGLKISDIDFVVINSDPKANLFKKVSFMVKKRPDMKLVLDRIKNRKERVSVADELKKAFPGEKIKCEVRYVEHHLAHMASCYLVSPYNNAITVSIDGFGDFSSAAWGVGSGADIKVEGKVSFPHSMGIFYQAMTQYLGFPHYGDEYKVMGLAPYGEPKYMGQMRQIVKLHDDGSYSLNLEYFRHHKEKIEYEWENGSPHVGELFTDALIGLLGPKRNKEDALEQKHKDIARSIQLMYEEAFFHLLNTLHKKHKIDDLTLAGGCAMNSVANGKIRRNTPFKNVYIQSAAGDAGGAIGAALIVARDIGDIQSTSHMDHAYWGPEFSNDEIKSVLDENSEDIKEKNCTVEYISDEKELCRRTAENIAEAQVVGWFQGRLEWGPRALGNRSIVCDPRRGDMKDILNLKIKRRESFRPFAPSILREEVNQWFEEDDDVPFMMKVFQIKEEKRHKIPAVTHFDGSGRLQTVYEKTNPRYHLLISSFGEITGVPIVLNTSFNENEPVVCHPKEALDCFLRTNMDVLVVGNYLITRLRNI, encoded by the coding sequence ATGGCAAACATATTGGGGATAAATGCATACCATGGAGATTCATCTGCATCGCTGATTGTGGACGGGGAGCTGGTTGCAGCGGTGGAAGAAGAAAGATTTAGGCGTATAAAACACTGGGCAGGGTTTCCTTCTAAGTCAATAGAGTATTGTCTTAGAGCACCAGGGTTGAAGATATCGGATATCGATTTTGTAGTAATAAACAGTGACCCGAAAGCAAACTTGTTTAAAAAAGTTAGTTTTATGGTTAAAAAGCGACCTGATATGAAATTGGTACTTGATAGAATAAAGAATAGGAAAGAACGAGTTTCGGTTGCTGATGAGTTAAAAAAAGCGTTTCCTGGGGAAAAAATAAAATGTGAAGTCAGGTATGTAGAACATCATTTGGCCCACATGGCTTCATGTTACTTAGTGTCTCCTTATAATAATGCAATCACTGTATCAATTGATGGATTTGGAGATTTTTCCAGCGCAGCATGGGGCGTAGGTAGTGGTGCGGATATAAAAGTTGAGGGCAAAGTTTCTTTTCCACATTCCATGGGTATATTTTACCAAGCTATGACTCAGTATCTTGGCTTTCCTCATTATGGAGATGAATATAAAGTAATGGGATTGGCCCCTTATGGGGAGCCTAAGTATATGGGCCAAATGCGTCAAATTGTAAAATTACATGATGATGGGTCATATAGTTTAAATCTTGAATACTTTAGGCACCATAAAGAGAAAATAGAATATGAGTGGGAAAACGGAAGTCCGCACGTAGGAGAATTGTTTACAGATGCATTAATCGGTTTGCTTGGACCAAAAAGAAACAAAGAAGATGCATTGGAACAAAAGCACAAAGACATAGCGAGGTCGATCCAATTAATGTATGAAGAGGCTTTTTTCCATCTTCTGAATACGTTACATAAAAAGCACAAAATAGATGATTTAACGCTAGCAGGCGGTTGCGCCATGAATTCGGTTGCTAATGGTAAAATTAGGAGAAACACTCCTTTTAAGAATGTGTATATACAGTCTGCTGCCGGTGATGCTGGTGGTGCCATCGGCGCCGCTTTAATAGTCGCCCGCGATATTGGAGATATTCAATCAACCTCTCATATGGATCATGCTTATTGGGGGCCGGAGTTCAGTAACGACGAAATAAAAAGTGTATTAGATGAGAATAGTGAAGATATAAAAGAAAAAAACTGTACAGTGGAATACATAAGTGACGAAAAAGAGCTGTGTAGAAGAACTGCAGAAAATATTGCTGAAGCCCAAGTTGTAGGGTGGTTTCAGGGGCGGTTGGAGTGGGGGCCCCGTGCTCTAGGAAATCGATCTATCGTTTGTGATCCTCGTCGTGGAGATATGAAAGATATATTAAATTTGAAAATTAAAAGACGAGAGTCTTTTAGACCATTTGCTCCTTCTATTTTGAGGGAGGAAGTAAATCAGTGGTTTGAAGAAGATGACGATGTGCCCTTTATGATGAAGGTGTTTCAAATAAAAGAAGAAAAAAGACACAAGATACCTGCGGTTACCCATTTTGATGGTTCCGGGCGCCTACAAACGGTATATGAGAAAACCAACCCTCGTTACCATTTGCTCATCTCCAGTTTCGGTGAGATAACAGGTGTCCCTATAGTATTGAACACCTCATTTAATGAGAATGAGCCAGTTGTTTGCCATCCTAAAGAAGCGTTAGATTGTTTTTTGAGGACTAATATGGATGTTTTAGTAGTGGGAAACTATTTGATCACGAGACTGAGAAATATATAA
- a CDS encoding undecaprenyl/decaprenyl-phosphate alpha-N-acetylglucosaminyl 1-phosphate transferase, whose protein sequence is MSILFGLFAAFSITICLIFLLKPFALKVDLVDRPDSRKHHEGEIPLIGGLAIFMGFVGALAVSGLITQIQSVGIILAGLILVATGLFDDYRSLSFRIKLVPQITAALIMVHLGGIYLQDLGGLSLDGSLFSLGDLAVPFTVFAAVGVINAINMSDGIDGLSGSLTLVALLGLSAVSFVHAREFELTTLLLLSSCVVGFLAFNISLPRRPKAVVFLGDVGSMFLGFVLAWFLIGLSQGESRAMSPVTALWFLAMPLFDTVGVMLRRILKKQSPFLADREHFHHILLRGGYTVFQTHLIITSLALSFMAVGIFSSFYQISDLVMFGAFLGLFGLYFAGMMHAWKVMKFLRRNHNVVRFEVILRGLGENDCRPSDETGHDCSGQAKPDTSLNLFSNPIGDRSPFEVCNLSRL, encoded by the coding sequence GTGTCCATTTTGTTCGGCCTTTTTGCCGCGTTTTCGATCACTATCTGTTTGATTTTTCTGTTAAAACCATTCGCCCTTAAGGTGGATTTGGTTGACCGTCCCGACAGTCGCAAGCATCACGAAGGCGAAATACCGCTTATAGGCGGATTAGCAATATTTATGGGTTTTGTTGGTGCGCTGGCTGTTTCCGGGTTAATCACCCAAATTCAATCAGTTGGAATTATTCTAGCAGGCCTCATTTTGGTCGCTACGGGTTTGTTTGACGATTATAGATCCCTTTCTTTTCGGATTAAATTAGTACCTCAAATTACTGCAGCCCTGATCATGGTGCATTTGGGCGGTATCTATTTGCAGGATTTGGGCGGATTGTCTCTGGATGGTAGTTTGTTCAGTCTGGGTGATTTAGCGGTTCCGTTTACGGTATTCGCAGCGGTTGGGGTTATAAATGCCATTAATATGTCGGACGGTATTGATGGTTTGTCTGGCAGTTTGACTCTGGTTGCCTTGTTGGGTTTGAGTGCGGTGAGTTTTGTCCATGCCCGCGAATTCGAATTAACGACTCTGCTGTTATTGTCTAGTTGTGTGGTTGGTTTTTTGGCATTTAATATCAGTCTACCTCGTAGACCCAAGGCTGTGGTTTTTCTGGGCGATGTCGGCAGTATGTTTTTGGGGTTTGTATTGGCGTGGTTTCTCATTGGGCTTTCGCAGGGAGAGAGTCGAGCCATGTCGCCGGTAACGGCGTTGTGGTTTTTGGCGATGCCTTTGTTTGATACGGTGGGGGTTATGCTTCGGCGCATTCTTAAAAAGCAATCTCCGTTTTTGGCGGATCGGGAGCATTTCCATCACATCTTGCTTCGCGGCGGTTATACCGTATTTCAAACTCATTTAATAATTACTAGTCTGGCACTGAGTTTTATGGCCGTGGGCATTTTCAGCAGTTTTTACCAAATTAGCGACTTGGTTATGTTTGGGGCTTTTCTGGGGTTGTTCGGGCTTTATTTTGCCGGAATGATGCATGCCTGGAAGGTGATGAAGTTCCTTCGCCGCAATCACAATGTGGTACGATTTGAGGTTATATTACGTGGGTTGGGGGAGAATGACTGTCGACCATCGGATGAAACCGGTCATGATTGTTCTGGTCAAGCAAAACCGGACACTTCCCTAAATTTGTTTTCAAACCCAATTGGAGACAGATCTCCGTTTGAAGTGTGCAACCTATCAAGGTTGTAA
- a CDS encoding Ig-like domain-containing protein, which translates to MILQGKKTNRNGTKLVFLIFSILFTSQSLARISCYFGADNTARDNEVIISEQVDNSCALYNISVELATVSNGIYGCKGYSNPLLIGTYGGDYSVPAGYTFILSGSSSKCSVRSNYGQRRYFLNEPPVAGYRMLLVDVNEPLNAQIIATDSNNDSLTYSIVNGGGPQNGLASLTAAGQLYYQPNLDYSGSDHIMYQVTDSKSFPVFGDIVVNVGNSIENDLILTPFTLTAQQGEKWGLQIGAAKYRKEDGTLVSVPDSDLAVFPNNSELPLHGTVERVESFNNYFLYQSTPTYIGEDRIGFIVRDSSNRLGTVTVSVVVTEYDADGDGVFNTTDNCIYVPNANQSDIDGDLVGDVCDLDADGDGMPNEFETQNGLNYLNAADANLDADTDGLSNLEEYQAGTNVNLVDTDGDTLTDLFEVRNGLELGVDDSSADPDLDKLSNFEEQSLGTNPKKKDTDDDGINDNEDSIPTLNNGVLVPIFSIILN; encoded by the coding sequence ATGATTCTTCAGGGGAAGAAAACCAATAGAAACGGAACTAAACTCGTATTTTTAATCTTTAGTATACTATTTACTAGCCAATCCTTGGCGAGAATATCTTGTTATTTTGGTGCAGACAATACCGCCAGAGATAACGAAGTAATTATCTCTGAACAAGTAGATAACAGTTGCGCGCTTTATAATATAAGCGTGGAATTAGCCACAGTCTCAAACGGCATCTACGGATGTAAAGGATACTCTAACCCTTTGCTAATTGGCACATATGGTGGGGATTATTCTGTGCCGGCTGGCTATACATTTATTTTGTCTGGCAGCTCTTCCAAGTGTTCCGTAAGAAGTAACTATGGCCAAAGACGATATTTTCTCAATGAGCCGCCAGTGGCGGGATATAGAATGCTGCTGGTGGATGTAAATGAGCCTTTAAACGCACAAATAATCGCGACAGATTCGAATAATGACAGCTTAACCTATTCGATCGTCAATGGCGGAGGTCCTCAAAACGGTCTAGCGTCTTTGACTGCCGCTGGACAATTATACTACCAACCAAACTTAGATTACTCTGGCAGTGATCACATTATGTATCAAGTAACGGACAGTAAAAGTTTTCCAGTTTTCGGAGACATTGTTGTGAATGTAGGGAACAGTATAGAAAACGATTTGATCTTAACACCGTTTACTTTGACTGCCCAACAAGGCGAAAAATGGGGGCTTCAGATAGGTGCTGCTAAATACAGGAAAGAAGACGGTACGTTGGTCAGTGTGCCGGATTCGGATTTAGCGGTTTTCCCGAACAACTCCGAGTTACCCCTGCACGGTACCGTAGAGCGGGTAGAAAGTTTCAATAATTATTTTCTGTATCAATCGACGCCCACCTACATCGGTGAAGATAGAATTGGATTTATTGTGAGAGATAGCAGCAATCGCTTGGGAACTGTTACCGTCTCTGTTGTGGTCACCGAATACGACGCGGATGGCGATGGGGTATTCAATACTACGGATAACTGCATATATGTTCCTAATGCCAATCAATCGGACATTGATGGAGACCTGGTGGGTGATGTTTGTGATTTGGATGCGGATGGTGACGGCATGCCTAATGAGTTTGAAACTCAAAACGGTTTAAACTATCTCAATGCAGCGGATGCAAATTTAGATGCGGATACCGATGGTTTGAGCAATTTGGAAGAATATCAAGCAGGAACTAATGTAAATTTAGTGGATACAGACGGTGACACTCTTACCGATTTATTTGAAGTAAGAAACGGCTTAGAGCTTGGCGTAGATGATTCCAGTGCCGACCCGGATTTGGATAAGCTTTCAAATTTTGAAGAACAATCCTTAGGAACCAACCCAAAGAAAAAAGACACAGATGATGATGGTATAAATGACAATGAGGATTCTATCCCAACCTTAAATAATGGTGTGTTGGTGCCAATATTCTCTATTATATTGAACTAA
- a CDS encoding undecaprenyl/decaprenyl-phosphate alpha-N-acetylglucosaminyl 1-phosphate transferase: MSNIFGFITAFLVSICLIFLLKSFAHKIDLVDRPDSRKHHEGEIPLIGGLAIFMAFVAGLAVSGIFTQAQSIGLMVAGLVLVFTGLFDDYRTLSFRVKLIPQIAAALIMIHIGGVYLADLGRLSFDGSYFSLGDLAVPFTVFAAVGVINAINMSDGIDGLSGSLTLVALLGLAAVSFVYAHELELTTLILLASCVVGFLVFNVSLPKRPKALIFLGDAGSMFLGFVLAWFLISLSQGENRAMSPVAALWFLALPLYDTVGVMLRRILKRQSPFLADREHFHHILLRGGYTVFQTHLIITSLALSFMAVGLFSTFYQFNDLLMFGIFLGLFGLYFAGMMHAWKVMKFLRRNHNVVRFESMLRGLGERESLSNSEEEVSDGQIVSFSESKDKLKRQDTESKIQSK, encoded by the coding sequence GTGTCTAACATTTTCGGTTTTATCACCGCTTTTTTGGTCAGCATCTGCTTGATATTCCTACTAAAATCATTTGCCCATAAAATAGATCTAGTCGACCGTCCCGATAGTCGCAAACATCACGAAGGAGAGATCCCTTTAATCGGGGGGTTGGCCATTTTCATGGCTTTTGTTGCTGGTTTGGCAGTTTCCGGGATTTTTACCCAAGCTCAATCCATCGGGTTAATGGTTGCGGGTTTGGTGCTTGTTTTTACAGGGTTATTTGACGATTATCGGACCCTGTCCTTTCGTGTTAAATTAATTCCACAAATTGCTGCAGCTCTGATTATGATTCATATAGGTGGGGTATATCTTGCAGATCTGGGGCGGCTGTCGTTTGACGGGAGTTATTTTAGTCTAGGAGACCTCGCTGTTCCGTTTACTGTATTTGCAGCAGTCGGGGTGATAAACGCCATTAACATGTCCGATGGGATTGACGGTTTGTCGGGTAGTTTAACATTGGTGGCTTTGTTGGGTTTGGCTGCGGTGAGTTTCGTCTATGCACACGAGTTAGAATTAACCACTCTAATTCTTTTGGCCAGTTGCGTAGTCGGTTTTTTGGTTTTCAATGTGAGTCTTCCTAAACGGCCCAAGGCGCTTATTTTTCTGGGCGACGCCGGAAGTATGTTTTTGGGATTTGTACTGGCCTGGTTTTTAATAAGTCTGTCTCAAGGCGAAAACCGGGCCATGTCTCCAGTGGCTGCCTTGTGGTTTTTAGCCCTGCCTTTGTACGATACAGTCGGCGTTATGCTTAGACGAATTCTAAAAAGACAGTCGCCGTTTTTGGCCGACCGCGAGCATTTTCATCACATTTTATTGCGCGGTGGTTATACAGTTTTTCAAACCCATTTGATTATAACCAGCCTGGCCCTGAGTTTTATGGCAGTGGGCCTATTCAGTACATTTTATCAGTTTAACGACTTGCTCATGTTTGGGATTTTCCTGGGTTTGTTTGGGCTTTATTTTGCCGGAATGATGCATGCCTGGAAGGTGATGAAGTTCCTTCGTCGCAATCACAACGTGGTAAGGTTTGAATCCATGCTGCGTGGCTTGGGTGAGAGGGAGTCACTGAGTAATTCTGAAGAGGAAGTTTCGGACGGTCAGATTGTTTCTTTCTCTGAGTCCAAAGATAAACTGAAGCGGCAGGATACAGAGAGTAAAATTCAATCAAAATAG